DNA sequence from the Juglans microcarpa x Juglans regia isolate MS1-56 chromosome 5S, Jm3101_v1.0, whole genome shotgun sequence genome:
TTTGTTAGTTGCTGTTGGTTATCCATTAGCTTATTTATCTAACAATTTCCCAAATGTACTCCTCGATATTCTACTTTATACATGCATTCCAGTACTTGGTTATGGAATATTGCAAGAGGAGTCAGTGGGGAAGAAGTTCAGGGGCGACTTCTTCCCAAGAGCCATGGTTCTGGAAAGACATTTCCTGGTCCTCGGGCACTGAAGACGATTGCAGCTGTAAGAATTGTTTTTCTAACCAGATCAAGTCATTCTGTTCCTTATGCTTTATGATCTTGTCATCCCATAGTCCAGTCATTAAATGTTATTGATTAGAGCAGTCGTCTTACTCAAATAACCACCAGATCCCTACATGTAGGTCCCCTAAATTCTGACTTTGGAAAATTAAACCTGTAAGCTACCAAACCAATTACTATATAATTGCACCGTCAAATTTTGCCAAATTGTATTATCCTTAAATCTGGAGTTTGCATGCTTGCCACATTATCAAATGATCATGTGCTTAAATAGCAGAAATTaaggttcatatatatatatatatataataaaaaaatggtatCAAATGCTTCGCATTCAAAATTTAGTGGGAATATCGAATTGGCAATTTCCCCTAATTATCAAAAGTTGCAAATGCTTCactatttaatttcaattctgcAATGTACTTACTCTTCATACTAATATGCTCACTGGTTTTGCATACTAGAAAGAATCATTGCTATTTTTGGCTATTAGAAAGGACCATCAGTTGAGGGAGAGATCAATCTTTAATGCAGAAATTCAACTCAACAAATTTTTCTCTTACAGTCCTGTCGCTTATCCTCTAGGTTCAACACTGGCTCAATGAACTTTGTGAAGAACTGAGTGAACGTCTTTGCTCGGACTTGGACCAAAATAAACGGATTGCTCACACTCTGACTCTTCATGCTAGAGCTTACAAAGTACTTATTTTCCTCTAATCAATCTGGATGGTAGATTTGGTATATACTCACTCTTCTCTTTTCTGATTATGAGTTATCCTTCAGTCTGGTGACTCTGATTCATATACGAAGTTTCCTTCCAAGTCTTGTCCCCTAAGGTATGGGACTGCCAAGATTCAAGAAGATGCACGGAACTTATTTCAAGCTGGATTACGTGAATATGTGGATTCATACAAGTCTAAGACTCAAGGAAGTCAATACAATGGTTGGGGTATAACAGCACTTTCTGTTTCAGCGAGTAAAATTGTTGCAATTCCTTCTGTAAGTTTTacttggattttatttttcaaaactaacTTCTCCTTGGATTTTAGCTTTCAAAGCTCTTTTATACCTTCTCTGAACTTGTACTATAATTTCTGGGTCTTTCTGGTCTAATTTTTTCCCTTGGGAGGTTAGCTATAAAACTTTGAGAGGGGTGTCATCCTCAGTTTGCTTGGTGATCAGACCTTCCTAGGATTTATCAGATACGGATAATATGATGctattcttttctttcaatatgcataactaACATATGTTTAGCATGTCGTGAATTAGTTGTCGCTATCGTACATGCTTCTTAAGATTGAACCATTAAGAAGTATAAGAAATAAAGCAGTTTCCAACTAAATTAATAAATCAGCTGCTGAAATAAATGTTATGCTCATCAGATTACTATGTATTTTCTGGTCCTGAACTATGTATCATTTTGatggaaatatatttttgctaGGGGACAAGTTCGATCACAAAATACTTTCCTGGCCAAAACCTTTACTGCTCTTCATCAAAGCAGTCACAGGATAACTTCATCCAAGATGCTGCACTATCTTCACCCTCAGGTATATGGTTTCAAATGTGCTTCCTGAATATTCTTATTTTCCTCGTATTCCCATCCATCTAATAAGGCTTTTATTTGTCAGGAAGTGAAAGCTACTCGGGCTTGAATTTAACTGAGCCACGGATTGAGTTCCCCGAGTTTTCTGGAGAAAAAAACAAGTTCAATTATGCTGTCACTAGCCAGGGTCAACAGCGAGACAAAGAGAATACATGGAAAGACCAGGTTTTACAATAGGCCGAATAATTCTCTGTTGAACTGATTCCATGATTATTAATATGTTATACGAGAATCTTGGAACCTGAGATATTTATACACCAGCTCTTGCATATTTAGCTTGTGTGCTCACATTTTAATTGGCTTTAACAGCTAATCGAGTTTGGGCAGAAATTTAGCCTTCTTTTTAAATCGTGCTTTGTGATATTAATGAAGGTTGATGCGAGTCTTGATTCTTGAATGACAATTTTGGCAATTCCAGGTTTTTCATGGGCAGGATCCATCCTGTTTGTCACCACAACATACACAAAATGGTGTTGCCCATGAAATTTCACCATTGCTGCCTTCAGGTAGATTTCCTCatttacttctttaattttccTTATCCCATCCATGATAAAGGCGGGGTATTTGTCCAGGAGGTGAAAGCTATCCGGAGATGGATGGAAATGAGCAACAAAGAGAATTCTCTGGGGAAGAATCTCAGATTAAATATTCCACGATTAGTTTGGATCGAGCTGtgcagaaaagaaaaacatcaaaagaTAAGGTCCGCAGGCATACTTCCATAATCTCTTTTGCACTGCTAACTGTACATCTTTCACAGAATCCTCTCACGAGGATCATGTTGTTGCACCTTGAGTAAAAAAACACTTTGCTGtgaaaaatttaacaaaagGTATTTAATAACCAGGACTAAAACTATGTCTAGTGTCCTTGGTTGGCTAGTAATCTGTTGGACCAAACTACTGGCCCAGACTTTGTGCCTCTGTGGAAGCTGCCCTTTCTCGTTCACTAGGGAGCACAAAGCTGCTTAAGTTCTTTTGtatttgcatcttttttttttttttcaaattgatgcaatttctttctcattgttacttgtttctcttcttctctctttgaTCCTAGTTTATAAGGTTCATTCTGTTATGTTCCAGCAATTTTTTGATCCTATATGAGACTTTTTTGTAATGTAACAATTCTGTTGGAATGCACATGTTTGAGTATGTTATAATTATAGACGTTACTTTCTCAATCATTGTGCTTCTGAggccttttcttttctatttaattCTATTTATTGCAATCACAGCTTGCCAAAAAAATTTCACTTGTAACTGGAAAATTCTTTTAACAAAAGGAAGTTGCGAAAACTCAAATAAATGTGTTCTTTTtgtgtttaatttaattttgataaaaaaattagactAGGATGAGAATTTTGACAATAATTTGTACATAGGATTGATATTTAACGAAACTTGAGTTTAAACGTGGCAGTTTAGATCAGGAAAATACTTGATTTGGCACGTACAAGTTACTACCACTTTCATTTGGGACAAAGATTCCTTATTAATCACCAATGATAATATTCTTTCAGAGAAGTAATATAAACGGATGTTGTTAgcaggaaaataaaagaagcacACCTTTCAAGTATGCAGGGATTATTGAAAAGAGGCCACTTGTGGACTTGCTAGCTACAACCTAAAGTCcaaaaaagacagaaaaataTAAGCTTCCAACTTTTTCGTCTAATCATAAGTTGATCCCAGAGCCATAACTGCAGTTGTGTTTTTATTCTATTCAATCCACCCAATGCTGATTAATGTTTGGCTTTTAGAAAATGGGTGTTGACTTGTTTCTTAAATATGTTGTGACAGGGAACAGTTTCAATCTTGAAGTTCTTTAAGAATTGTGACCCCAGTTGGTCTTCAAAGAAACAGGAGCATATTGAAGCCATCCGAGATGTTAAAGCAGCATCATCTGACGGTTATTTTCTTATCCCTcttttccttatatatatatatatataaaaaaaaaaaaattctaaacccTCATTTAGATGTATTTCTTTCTGCATTCTCATTCTAAACCCTCGCTCTCTCTCACATTTGAGGAATACTTCAGGCTTTCAGTCTACTGGTAGTGTCTGTTTGGAACCAAATCAAGATGAACTGCTAAAAGAAAGACTTATTGAAGAGACCGGGACTAACACTGGTAGGTCTAGTTTGGCTCATATTGAACAAGAAAGGGAAGCATGGGGCCACAAAACTGATGAGATTGACCCCTCGGTGGTTGATGAGTTACCACCAGAAATCCAGGAAGAAGTCCGGGCCTGGCTCAGGCCTCATAAGCGACCTAATGTAGTTAAAAGGGGTTCTAGTATTGCTCATTATTTCTTTCCAGCCAAAAATAGATGAAGTACCAAATGATGTAGATGGGTGTGTTATCTCTTTCAAGCTCAAAGAAAGATGGCGATGCTGGAATTTGTTGATATACAGCATAGTTGGAATTTTCAATGGTTAAGGCTTAGGAAACCTATTGAAAGCTAGTCCTGGAAGTGCTTTGTGTGTACATATgcaattttattattcttcctATGGCTTTTATGGAAAGAAGCTAATTCGAGTTCAGTTTAGTATCCAGTCTAGAAAGTGATTGTGGGAAAGTGAGAGCTGACATACTGAAAAGGttaatgtaaatttattttagttaagttaTTAATGTGATGATCAATggttatgtttatgtttatggACTAATTGCCATTGAACCTGTTCTTATGTCATAGCCTATTTattcatctgtgtaaccaaacgaggcctttaTTCTTTAGAATGGTCTGGGACATGTTCTGGTGATGCTTTAATCTAGTATAGGCTCCTATCCTCACGTTAACAgggatgataaatgatatttacaaataTAGAATGCGTAAGTATAGtgtactcattttaaaaaagtgaataaatatgacttatataagagttttgctatacaaCCTCCAGTAATCTgcactctatatttttttaaatttttaaattttttaatatttttttttaaattttttttgagtttatttttttaaattatttcaaattttctattcattattcatataataaatatttgataaaagaaaataataataaaaattaaaaaatatagagtgtggagtgtgaggaGTTTGTAAAGATTTATTCTATAACTATATCTAGCTTTATTCAACAGGGATGCATATTGTTATTCTGCAGACACACCAAAACTACTAAACTGTTCTCCATTTGGGGATACAAAATCCAATCCATAGTATGCaagtaaaagagaaatgttgtttttcatcttaaattttatccttccatatttaaaatgtgttacttatatgaaaaataatatttatagccGTGGAAAGTACAAGTAACGTGtaatatctttgaaaaaaataaataaatatggagtctacataaaatataataattttttaataataaattttactctttttaaaaacgattatataatatttatacattctacaactgtatataatattactcagcATACTGAGAGGCCGAAGCTGATCTCGTACGGAAATTTGGcagatttgaattttaataatCTTTTATAAAAGCCGGACACCGTTTCCAGTCAATAAAACCAGAGGCAATAGTCCACAGATTTTGGTGCTTCCAAGGTTTTCAAATTCCATACGCTTTCATTGCTTTGCATTGGCACCCttcattttttgtgtatttatttagcCTGTTCCCAACAACTACCAGGTTAAAAGGATTATAAAGGATTGATTTGTTCAAATCAATATGAtcagacaaaaataaaagagttgagTGTCATAGAgaatattaatgttttagaaatgaatttaattttacatatcaaATACAATAATGATGATTTTCAGTCATTTAGAACACGTCTTCATAAAAAGACAcgcaaattaaaaataacacgTTTCCTTCAAATCTTCATTTCAATTTGCATTTAATCTTTTTGTTGttccaagaaagaaaatagaaaaaaaaaatgtacttgtcttgaagtaattaaataaaataaaactagttGAAATTCCTTATCTAAACGTCAGCTGAGGTATTATATGAACATGAGTTTTTACtcgtattataaaaatattgaatttcttttaattGGAGTATCAAATTTTATATGGCTGTCTACCATTTAAAGTAAATTGTCATTAATTTTAGAGCTTCATAAATCATTAATGTATGGATTTACTGTAAGGATTAAATGGAAAGTGAATAGGAGATTCTATTTTAAGATCTTATAGGGGTTGTCAAAGACCTGATGACATATCACTCGATTTTTCATCTAGATTACAAACCCCTACcccttcataaaaattaaaaaaatatatatatatcaagagtTAAAATGCAATTTTAAAAGTGAGGAAGGGGAATTacagaaaaagcaaaaagaggATAACAGAATGTCAAAAGCTTACACCAAAATCCAGGGACGCCCATATAATTTAAGCCAAAAACTGCGTTTCCCATGCGTGGTAATCAAGGAAATCAGGTTAATGCTCGGTCGTTCTGGCTAAAGATTTGTTCTTTCCCCCCCTCTCGTACCTCTATATAGAATAAGCCTTTTCCCTTTCGGTCCCATGAGTTTTGAGCTGAAGCTAACACACAATACGTTCGATTTCTATGATGCAACTCAAAGTCTCGTCCATTGCATTTTCTGGGTATGTTCCGAAATCCTCAAAATTTGCAATTTTTTCGTTTTTGTCACTTTTAGTCAAAACAGCCACTATCAGATCTCACAAtcaaaatacacacacacacacacacactctctctctctctctctctctctctctccctccccttcCCATTTCGGTTGATGATGGTACATTTCTTTTACGAGTTTCTTGTCTGAATCTTGTGGTCTGCTTAATGCCTTAATGGCTGCCTTTTCGTTTTTATTCGTACTGTTGGTAAACCCGGAAAGAAATGAACCGTGGTATCTACATTATTTAGCaagtttcgatttttttttaatattaaattgaactTCTGATGATATTTGCTGATATGGTTTTTGACGGAAGTTGATggtcatttttaatttatttgactaAGATCCGATGTTTTCTAAGGATCTTCTGTGTTGGATGTGTGCTATTTGTGTTCAACAGATTCGGTGATGGTCGAATTTGCTAGGTCTTGTTATTGATGTGAGTCAAATTGATCCTGGATTATACTTAACAATTCTTTAAATCTATCTATAAAGTCGTGACAGTTTGGTATTCAAAGGTTAGAGTTCGTTCGTAGGAAATAATTTACCTAGgtgacgttttttttttttttcagtagttGTTCAGAGAGGTATTCGATTTCtactattttaatcttatcaTGCTTCTACTTTCATCTTTGTGTGCTTCTCTTTCTGCATATCGATGTTATCTCTGGTTTGTGATGAATGAGAAGACATAAAGTGTCAGAGCTACTTGAGGTTGAAATTCCCTACCCTTTACTGAACACTTTAACTGCTTGAGCGAAAGCAAATGGTCTTGGTGAAAGCCATGTGTACTTGAAGGAACTTTGATAAAGTTCTTATGCTTTGAACAAAGATGCATTGGGGAGATATTTGATGTAGTTCTGAAGATAGTGAGGTTTAGTTTTTAATTGACTACTGATTAGTTGCATAGTAGCAATAAGGACAAACATGTATACgtgttaaattcatctcaattaagtAGCATTCCTAGGTAGAGAATATGAGAAAGATCAGAAGGGTTAGAAAAAGCTGGGTTGAAAATAAAAGGCTCTTTCAAGATGCGTGGAAAAGgtaataaatgaaagaaagaaactgaTTGGAGAACTCTTTAAAGCAGAAAGAAACAATTgcttattacctataaaaaaaaaatctttcctAGTTGatgtcctttctttctttttgcataATTCTTCTTGTTATGTGGACTATGTATTCATAATTAGTCAGAACAACATAGTCTTAAaccttctctcatttttcatttgatttcaCTTTCTTGGTAGTTTAGAAACCGAAGGTTCACAGATGACTTAGACGAGGGGACATTGTTGAAATGCGTATGTGTTTCAGTCTTACGTGTCTAGGTGAATTAGACTGATCCTGTATATGGGGATAAATAACAGCATTTTACACAGATGAGTTATATTTCTATCCATAGCTGTTTTATATGACTTGCTCTTTAGCTAAATGAGACTGTTTGCGAATCAACTGGGGACTAAAATGGCAACTTGGTGAACTGGTTGAtgaaaagaaagagattaaCCAACCCACCACAGATGAGGGATCCTGTTAGGACCAACTTTGAGGAGCTGCAAATTTATGCTACTGCCTGGTGTCCATGCTTCTAAATACTAGATAAAGGCTATATCTAAATAATGTAACATACTGTAAATTAAGGTTTAAAccaaaagatttaaaaagaCGATTTTAGAGCTTATGATTAGTGAAGAAATAGGAGGATATTAGTGCAGCCTATCTTTTCTCCCGCCATATCTTTTGATTCGAAGTCATTGAGCTGCttggtcaaaaaaaaaaaaaaaaaaagctacttaGTCAAAGAAAACTTTCATCATATGTCATCCATACTAAAATAATAGAGGAAGGGCAATTAAaatcttgaaaagaaaatgcttgCTTACCAAGATCCCATGATTTGGTGCTGAAGCCTTAGCCTCATATCCAATTTGTCACTGAtgctacttatcaaaaaaaatttgtcacTGATGCCGAGCGATTTAATTGAATAAATCATAGCAAATTCCTTTGCATTTACACTGACCTAGTTGGATTTTATTTCAATGATACCTAAATGTAAATCTTGTTAATGCAGGGATTGCACAAACTGCTGAAGGAGGTGGGTGATCCCTAGGTGTCAGTCATCCTTTACACTGTTTGAAATAGTGCTACACTGAATGCATTGAAAGCAAATTTTCAAGGTCATTCTATTTCCAAGAATCTGCTTTGCAGTTGCTGCTACAATGTCGATATTGTCAAAATTACGTTGTATTACTGTGGATGTTACTGGTACTTTGATAGCTTACAAAGGGGAGCTCGGTGACTACTACTGCATGGCAGCCAAATCTGTTGGGCTGCCATGCCCTGATTACAAACGTGTGCATGAGGGCTTCAAATTTGCATATAAAGACATGGCCAGAAAGAATCCTTGTTTTGGGTATACCACGAAAATGCCCAACATAGAGTGGTGGAAAATTTGTGTGAGAGATTCATTTACCAGGGTAAGCAAATTTGACATGGCTGGTATATACGTAGGCATGGCTTGTAATGATAACTACTTTGTTCCTAATCATTGTATATTACATAATGTTATGGCGCTACATACATTATGCTTCAAAAAGGCAAGTGGATTATTGGAATTTGATAATCAAGAACTTTTGACTTATACTAGTGATAAAAGCTAATCTCCTTGAACTAATGTAAGGTGGAGCAAGAATGATGAAactgaaagtgaaaaaaaaaatgttttttgcTTAGAATTTTACACGATGTACTTCTGTATGATTTCTCtatgagaaagttataatgggAATATTCTTTTGGCTGCAGGCTGGATATGACTATGACGAGGAGACATTTGAGAAGGTGTTCCGACGCATTTATTCATCATTCGGTTCATCTGCTCCTTATACTGTCTTTCCAGACTCCCAACCATTTCTAAGTTGGGTGCACGAGCAGGGGCTTAAAGTGGGGATTATAAGTAATGCGGAGTACCGGTATCGGGATGTAATTCTTCCAGCCTTGAATCTGAACCAGGTAgataaattattcttttgagATTCTGGCTCCCGAATTCGTATTTAGCTTATCTGAATTGGTTCAGATTAAAGTGGGTAACTCATTGGATttagtttgaaatgaaaatCTATCGGCTGGTAATATTTCACATGCAGCTGATCGTCATTGAAACACACATTTGTACATAGCCACATTTACATttagtatgatggaattgctgACTTGCTGACTTGTTCTGACTTTAAAACACCAAACTAGTTTCTCatgatatataacattatcaGAATGCTATATTTTGCTGGTTGTCATTTTCCACACATGTATCTGTATGCAGACGTGTGAGATGTATATGTAAGCctattcttttaatattgaCGAAcgcatgcatgtgtgtgtaaGCTCAACTAGAAATGCTGATACTGTCAAGTCTAATGTGCTGTTCAGGGATCTGAATGGGACTTTGGTGTGTTCTCTGGTCTCGAAGGTGTAGAGAAACCTGACCCGAAGATTTACGAGATTGCACTGGAGAGAGCTGGAAATATTGCACCAGAAGAAGTTCTGCATATTGGGGACAGCATGCGCAAAGACTATGTACCAGCAAAGAGTGTGGGGATGCATGCATTACTCTTGGATAGATTTAAGACTCCTGATGCTGAGGAATGGAGGAAATCTGGTGCCATTGTGCTTCCTGACTTGATGGCAGCTAAAGATTGGCTTACTTCAGAGAAGTCATCCTGTTGACTGgctttcttctctctcattcATGCTGATGTTTCTATGTAAGAATTCTTCCCCATCATGTCGTGTAGGCATCGATGAAAAATATCAACCACCTTGTAGTCCCCAAAATCTTGGTTTCTGTGGCATGTTTCACACCTGggatttgatgttttttctcCCCGGGGGGAATTGACACCAACATTTTTAATGTCAACGAGCTCAATGATAAaagaactaaatttttttttatgttctctACGTTTTGTAGCCTCTTGGTGAAATATGATATATCCAGCAACTAAGTTAGTTTcatccaccttttttttttttttttcttagtttacttttttattattaaaatcaatCGCCCTGCATTGTATTTGTTTTGTGGtatccaataaaaaagaaaaagcaatcGTGAAG
Encoded proteins:
- the LOC121267526 gene encoding DNA polymerase eta isoform X2, whose amino-acid sequence is MPVAKPESSDTRIIAHVDMDCFYVQVEQRKQPDLRGLPTAVVQYNSWKGGGLIAVSYEARKYGVKRSMRGDEAKKVCPPIQLVQVPIARGKADLNTYRNAGSEVVSVLARTGRCERASIDEVYLDLTEAAETMLAETPPESLEVIDEEAVKSHILGLNTEEGSDAKEFVREWLCRSDADHRDKLLACGAMIVAELRMQVLRETEFTCSAGIAHNKMLAKLASAMNKPAQQTVVPLSSVKGLLESLPIKKMKQLGGKLGSSLQSDLGVNTVGELLQFSEEKLQENYGINTGTWLWNIARGVSGEEVQGRLLPKSHGSGKTFPGPRALKTIAASGDSDSYTKFPSKSCPLRYGTAKIQEDARNLFQAGLREYVDSYKSKTQGSQYNGWGITALSVSASKIVAIPSGTSSITKYFPGQNLYCSSSKQSQDNFIQDAALSSPSGSESYSGLNLTEPRIEFPEFSGEKNKFNYAVTSQGQQRDKENTWKDQDPSCLSPQHTQNGVAHEISPLLPSGGESYPEMDGNEQQREFSGEESQIKYSTISLDRAVQKRKTSKDKGTVSILKFFKNCDPSWSSKKQEHIEAIRDVKAASSDGFQSTGSVCLEPNQDELLKERLIEETGTNTGRSSLAHIEQEREAWGHKTDEIDPSVVDELPPEIQEEVRAWLRPHKRPNVVKRGSSIAHYFFPAKNR
- the LOC121267527 gene encoding haloacid dehalogenase-like hydrolase domain-containing protein 3 — protein: MSILSKLRCITVDVTGTLIAYKGELGDYYCMAAKSVGLPCPDYKRVHEGFKFAYKDMARKNPCFGYTTKMPNIEWWKICVRDSFTRAGYDYDEETFEKVFRRIYSSFGSSAPYTVFPDSQPFLSWVHEQGLKVGIISNAEYRYRDVILPALNLNQGSEWDFGVFSGLEGVEKPDPKIYEIALERAGNIAPEEVLHIGDSMRKDYVPAKSVGMHALLLDRFKTPDAEEWRKSGAIVLPDLMAAKDWLTSEKSSC
- the LOC121267526 gene encoding DNA polymerase eta isoform X1, with product MPVAKPESSDTRIIAHVDMDCFYVQVEQRKQPDLRGLPTAVVQYNSWKGGGLIAVSYEARKYGVKRSMRGDEAKKVCPPIQLVQVPIARGKADLNTYRNAGSEVVSVLARTGRCERASIDEVYLDLTEAAETMLAETPPESLEVIDEEAVKSHILGLNTEEGSDAKEFVREWLCRSDADHRDKLLACGAMIVAELRMQVLRETEFTCSAGIAHNKMLAKLASAMNKPAQQTVVPLSSVKGLLESLPIKKMKQLGGKLGSSLQSDLGVNTVGELLQFSEEKLQENYGINTGTWLWNIARGVSGEEVQGRLLPKSHGSGKTFPGPRALKTIAAVQHWLNELCEELSERLCSDLDQNKRIAHTLTLHARAYKSGDSDSYTKFPSKSCPLRYGTAKIQEDARNLFQAGLREYVDSYKSKTQGSQYNGWGITALSVSASKIVAIPSGTSSITKYFPGQNLYCSSSKQSQDNFIQDAALSSPSGSESYSGLNLTEPRIEFPEFSGEKNKFNYAVTSQGQQRDKENTWKDQDPSCLSPQHTQNGVAHEISPLLPSGGESYPEMDGNEQQREFSGEESQIKYSTISLDRAVQKRKTSKDKGTVSILKFFKNCDPSWSSKKQEHIEAIRDVKAASSDGFQSTGSVCLEPNQDELLKERLIEETGTNTGRSSLAHIEQEREAWGHKTDEIDPSVVDELPPEIQEEVRAWLRPHKRPNVVKRGSSIAHYFFPAKNR
- the LOC121267526 gene encoding DNA polymerase eta isoform X3 — encoded protein: MFRYNSWKGGGLIAVSYEARKYGVKRSMRGDEAKKVCPPIQLVQVPIARGKADLNTYRNAGSEVVSVLARTGRCERASIDEVYLDLTEAAETMLAETPPESLEVIDEEAVKSHILGLNTEEGSDAKEFVREWLCRSDADHRDKLLACGAMIVAELRMQVLRETEFTCSAGIAHNKMLAKLASAMNKPAQQTVVPLSSVKGLLESLPIKKMKQLGGKLGSSLQSDLGVNTVGELLQFSEEKLQENYGINTGTWLWNIARGVSGEEVQGRLLPKSHGSGKTFPGPRALKTIAAVQHWLNELCEELSERLCSDLDQNKRIAHTLTLHARAYKSGDSDSYTKFPSKSCPLRYGTAKIQEDARNLFQAGLREYVDSYKSKTQGSQYNGWGITALSVSASKIVAIPSGTSSITKYFPGQNLYCSSSKQSQDNFIQDAALSSPSGSESYSGLNLTEPRIEFPEFSGEKNKFNYAVTSQGQQRDKENTWKDQDPSCLSPQHTQNGVAHEISPLLPSGGESYPEMDGNEQQREFSGEESQIKYSTISLDRAVQKRKTSKDKGTVSILKFFKNCDPSWSSKKQEHIEAIRDVKAASSDGFQSTGSVCLEPNQDELLKERLIEETGTNTGRSSLAHIEQEREAWGHKTDEIDPSVVDELPPEIQEEVRAWLRPHKRPNVVKRGSSIAHYFFPAKNR